A stretch of the uncultured Desulfobacter sp. genome encodes the following:
- a CDS encoding ATP-binding cassette domain-containing protein translates to MESILSICGLGKSFSGQPVLQDFDLDVKTSEFITLLGPSGCGKTTLLRIIAGFETPDTGTILLDGKDLLSLPAEKRKVNTARSTPFFKAMPCFPISLCSIMLPLV, encoded by the coding sequence GTGGAATCGATTCTTTCTATTTGTGGACTGGGAAAGTCTTTTTCCGGTCAGCCTGTGCTTCAAGATTTTGATCTCGACGTTAAAACTAGTGAGTTCATTACGCTTCTCGGCCCTTCGGGATGCGGCAAAACAACGCTTTTGCGTATCATTGCAGGATTTGAAACGCCGGACACCGGAACCATCCTTCTTGACGGGAAAGACTTACTTTCCCTGCCGGCTGAAAAACGCAAGGTCAACACCGCAAGGTCAACACCGTTTTTCAAAGCTATGCCCTGTTTCCCCATCTCACTGTGTTCAATAATGTTGCCTTTGGTTTGA
- a CDS encoding flavodoxin family protein has translation MKVIGFNGSSRKKGNTACSMNTVFDQLEKAGIETEMILVGKEKIQGCVACHGCVKNQDEACAIKDDPVNEWIQKIKEADGVLLGSPVHFSGVAGTMKSFLDRAFFVASVNGGLFRQKVGATVAAVRRSGGISTLETLNHYINYSEMVMPSSNYWNVAHGLTPGQMEEDAEGKQIMEVLGQNMAWIMKLISHGKEQIPAPAPARKIMTNFIR, from the coding sequence TTGAAAGTTATCGGATTTAATGGAAGTTCAAGAAAAAAAGGGAATACGGCCTGTTCCATGAACACCGTCTTTGATCAACTTGAAAAGGCCGGCATTGAAACGGAAATGATCCTGGTGGGAAAAGAGAAAATCCAAGGATGCGTTGCATGTCACGGCTGTGTCAAAAATCAGGATGAAGCCTGTGCGATTAAAGATGATCCCGTAAATGAATGGATCCAGAAAATCAAAGAGGCCGACGGCGTTTTACTTGGCTCGCCGGTTCATTTCAGCGGTGTTGCCGGGACAATGAAATCCTTTCTTGACAGGGCCTTTTTTGTGGCCTCGGTCAACGGCGGGCTGTTCAGACAAAAAGTCGGTGCTACGGTTGCCGCGGTCAGGCGCTCTGGGGGGATCTCCACCCTGGAAACCCTTAATCATTATATCAACTATTCCGAAATGGTCATGCCTTCTTCAAACTATTGGAATGTGGCCCACGGCCTGACGCCGGGACAGATGGAAGAAGATGCAGAGGGAAAGCAGATCATGGAGGTGTTGGGCCAAAATATGGCATGGATCATGAAACTCATCTCCCATGGAAAAGAACAGATTCCCGCCCCTGCCCCGGCACGCAAAATCATGACCAATTTTATCCGATAA
- a CDS encoding Dabb family protein, whose product MVKHIVFWTLKESAEGRSAHQNAKEIKKRLEALNGRIPGLIKLEIGIDFGRTEASADVALYSELSDRNALNHYINHPEHVAVSEFVGKIRHNRTVVDYEI is encoded by the coding sequence ATGGTAAAACATATCGTTTTTTGGACCCTTAAGGAATCAGCTGAAGGCAGATCCGCCCACCAGAATGCAAAAGAGATAAAGAAAAGATTGGAAGCCCTTAACGGGCGCATTCCCGGGCTGATTAAACTTGAAATCGGAATAGATTTCGGAAGAACAGAGGCATCAGCAGATGTTGCCCTTTATTCAGAGCTGTCAGATCGTAACGCACTCAATCATTATATAAATCATCCTGAACATGTTGCTGTTTCGGAGTTTGTCGGCAAAATTCGTCACAACCGTACTGTAGTCGATTATGAGATTTAA
- a CDS encoding DUF1847 domain-containing protein: MENTPNCAQCSINMSERLCKTPDGKSPDGCPTKNKTELIKQAAEEYKNPDIYYFAKQASIQESDGYGNKELGYAHLKPVKPRILEVMEFAQKMGYKKLGLVFCIGLRKEAKTVAKLYSSKGFTVTSVVCKVGCAFKETIGLENDQKLDPGTDEAMCNPILQAMVLNDEQTEFNILLGLCVGHDSLFFKYAHAPCTVLAVKDRLLGHNPLAAVYNIDSYYRSLK, from the coding sequence ATGGAAAACACACCCAATTGTGCTCAATGCTCAATCAATATGTCGGAACGGCTATGCAAAACCCCGGACGGCAAGTCCCCTGACGGATGCCCGACCAAAAACAAAACCGAGCTGATCAAACAGGCAGCAGAGGAGTATAAGAATCCGGATATTTATTACTTTGCCAAGCAGGCATCCATCCAGGAAAGCGACGGATACGGCAATAAGGAACTGGGATATGCGCACCTCAAGCCGGTCAAACCGCGCATCCTTGAAGTGATGGAGTTTGCGCAGAAAATGGGATATAAAAAACTCGGCCTGGTTTTCTGCATCGGTCTGAGGAAAGAAGCCAAAACCGTTGCCAAACTCTATTCTTCAAAAGGATTTACAGTGACCTCGGTGGTCTGCAAGGTCGGATGCGCGTTCAAAGAGACCATCGGGCTTGAAAATGACCAGAAACTGGATCCGGGAACGGATGAAGCCATGTGCAACCCCATCCTACAGGCCATGGTGCTGAATGACGAACAAACCGAGTTCAATATTTTGCTCGGCCTGTGCGTGGGGCATGATTCACTGTTTTTCAAATATGCCCATGCGCCTTGCACGGTCCTGGCCGTCAAAGACCGGTTGCTGGGCCATAACCCCCTGGCTGCCGTGTACAATATCGACAGCTATTATCGATCATTGAAATAG
- a CDS encoding DUF3750 domain-containing protein, with the protein MLPKKIGIFPAAVLILFAIAVLNSDKDWRTASREPAGILPDPKTYHEAVLSVLGANAWGWRGWFAIHTWIAAKKTDESAYTVYDVVGWRGHHGKSVLGIYKDIPDRYWYGSRPALIQLKKGKGVDALIDKVDKAAKAYPWKNSYKAFPGPNSNTFTAWVGLQVPELEMDLPFSAIGNGYADKKP; encoded by the coding sequence ATGTTACCTAAAAAAATCGGCATTTTTCCGGCGGCCGTATTGATCCTTTTCGCAATTGCTGTATTGAATTCAGATAAAGACTGGCGAACTGCAAGTCGTGAACCAGCCGGAATCCTGCCGGATCCTAAGACCTACCATGAAGCAGTGCTCTCCGTTTTGGGAGCCAATGCATGGGGTTGGCGTGGATGGTTTGCCATACACACTTGGATAGCTGCCAAAAAAACCGATGAAAGCGCCTATACGGTTTATGATGTTGTGGGATGGCGGGGGCACCATGGCAAATCGGTATTGGGTATTTATAAAGATATTCCGGACAGGTACTGGTACGGCAGCAGACCCGCATTGATCCAATTAAAAAAAGGAAAAGGTGTTGACGCGTTGATAGATAAGGTTGACAAGGCCGCAAAAGCCTATCCATGGAAAAACAGCTATAAAGCTTTCCCAGGACCAAACAGTAACACATTTACCGCCTGGGTCGGCCTGCAGGTCCCCGAGCTTGAAATGGACCTTCCATTCTCGGCCATCGGCAATGGTTATGCAGACAAAAAACCCTAA